In one window of Kitasatospora sp. MMS16-BH015 DNA:
- a CDS encoding helix-turn-helix transcriptional regulator, translating to MSSSPSSSVIEARKALANRLVALRKDAGLTGDELSARCGWHPAKTSRIQSGKSAPSEDDLRAWCTACGADDQVPDLVAAARAVDSTYTEWRRMERSGLRAAQESVAALYRRTHHFRVYASRVMPGMVQTPEYTTAVLRSVQRARVEIDDVADAVEARLERQRMIFSGRHRFGLLIEEWVLRAAVCDPETMAAQLGHLLAVSASPFVSVGVIPTGPDRPHLPVEDFYLFDETEVAVELTSGYLRITQPREIADYVRTFTDLAAMAVHGAEARHLITAAIATLG from the coding sequence ATGTCGTCGTCCCCGTCGTCCAGCGTCATCGAGGCCCGAAAGGCGCTCGCCAACCGCCTGGTGGCCTTGCGCAAGGACGCGGGCCTCACCGGCGACGAGCTGTCCGCCCGCTGCGGGTGGCACCCCGCGAAGACCTCCCGGATCCAGAGCGGCAAGTCCGCCCCCTCCGAGGACGACCTGCGCGCCTGGTGCACCGCCTGCGGCGCCGACGACCAGGTCCCCGACCTCGTCGCCGCCGCCCGCGCCGTCGACTCCACGTACACCGAGTGGCGCCGCATGGAGCGCAGCGGCCTGCGCGCCGCCCAGGAATCCGTCGCCGCCCTCTACCGCCGCACCCACCACTTCCGCGTCTACGCCAGCCGCGTCATGCCCGGCATGGTGCAGACCCCCGAGTACACCACCGCCGTGCTGCGCTCGGTCCAGCGCGCCCGCGTCGAGATCGACGACGTCGCCGACGCCGTCGAGGCCCGCCTGGAACGCCAGCGGATGATCTTCTCCGGTCGGCACCGCTTCGGCCTGCTCATCGAGGAGTGGGTGCTGCGCGCTGCCGTGTGCGACCCGGAGACGATGGCCGCTCAGCTCGGCCACCTGCTTGCCGTCTCGGCCAGCCCGTTCGTCAGCGTCGGCGTCATCCCCACCGGGCCCGACCGCCCGCACCTGCCGGTCGAGGACTTCTACCTGTTCGACGAGACCGAAGTGGCCGTCGAGCTGACCTCCGGCTACCTGCGGATCACCCAGCCGCGCGAGATCGCCGACTACGTCCGCACCTTCACCGACCTGGCCGCCATGGCCGTCCACGGCGCCGAGGCCCGTCACCTGATCACCGCGGCGATAGCCACTCTCGGGTGA
- a CDS encoding cellulase family glycosylhydrolase has protein sequence MYASQQPSRRRTRRLRRTAGLLAALVTTGALTAVPAFAAPAAPDAAQPAGLYVPEDPMAAVAAMQPSWNLGNTLDAIPDETSWGNPLTTKALFDKIRAEGFRSVRIPVTWSGHQSATAPYAIDPVWMKRVRQVVDLALADGLYVEINVHHDSWQWINKMSTDHDTVLARFDATWQQIATAFKDEPRKLLMESINEPQFADATDAQKTQYLRELNTSFHTIVRASGGVNKDRLLVLPSEETNNAQHWLDDLSTTMSSLHDRNLVATVHYYSFWPFSVNVANGTTYDAKTQADLTEGFARVHDTFVAKGIPVYLGEYGLLSEPGSGIVERGEMLKYYEHVNYVARADGITTALWDDANYLNRETLQWRDPALMALIKSSWRTRSGTASTDNLFLPKSGPVAAQTVSLNLNGQRFTGLWQGDQRLHLNRDFTLNGDQLTLTAQALTRLAGDRAYGVDATLQIRYSHGVPWQLDVRTAEQPVLSDATGTTDGLTIPTRFNGDLLANVESTYADGTAAGPYGWTTYQEFNNYAADYAANTTTVKTGFLTSLKDDAPVTLTFRFWSGATVTYRLTKSGTTVTGTAA, from the coding sequence GTGTACGCCTCACAGCAGCCCTCGCGCCGACGCACCCGCCGCCTCCGTCGGACCGCCGGCCTCCTGGCGGCGCTGGTCACCACCGGTGCGCTGACCGCCGTCCCCGCCTTCGCGGCGCCGGCCGCCCCGGACGCCGCCCAGCCCGCCGGCCTGTACGTTCCCGAGGATCCGATGGCCGCGGTCGCCGCGATGCAGCCCAGCTGGAACCTCGGCAACACCCTGGACGCCATCCCCGACGAGACCTCCTGGGGCAACCCGCTCACCACCAAGGCACTGTTCGACAAGATCCGGGCGGAGGGCTTCCGCAGCGTCCGCATCCCCGTCACCTGGTCCGGCCACCAGTCCGCCACCGCCCCCTACGCCATCGACCCGGTCTGGATGAAGCGGGTCAGGCAGGTGGTCGACCTGGCCCTGGCGGACGGCCTCTACGTGGAGATCAACGTCCACCACGACTCGTGGCAGTGGATCAACAAGATGTCCACCGACCACGACACCGTCCTGGCCCGGTTCGACGCGACCTGGCAGCAGATCGCCACCGCCTTCAAGGACGAGCCGCGCAAGCTGCTGATGGAGAGCATCAACGAGCCGCAGTTCGCCGACGCGACCGACGCGCAGAAGACCCAGTACCTGCGGGAGCTCAACACCTCGTTCCACACCATCGTCCGGGCCAGCGGCGGGGTGAACAAGGACCGGCTGCTCGTGCTGCCCTCCGAGGAGACCAACAACGCCCAGCACTGGCTGGACGACCTGTCGACGACCATGAGCTCGCTGCACGACCGCAACCTGGTGGCGACCGTGCACTACTACAGCTTCTGGCCGTTCAGCGTGAACGTCGCGAACGGCACGACCTACGACGCCAAGACCCAGGCGGACCTGACCGAAGGCTTCGCCCGGGTGCACGACACCTTCGTCGCCAAGGGCATCCCCGTCTACCTCGGCGAGTACGGCCTGCTCAGCGAACCGGGCTCCGGCATCGTCGAGCGCGGGGAGATGCTGAAGTACTACGAGCACGTCAACTACGTCGCCCGGGCCGACGGCATCACCACCGCGCTCTGGGACGACGCCAACTACCTGAACCGCGAGACCCTCCAGTGGCGTGACCCCGCCCTGATGGCCCTGATCAAGTCCTCCTGGCGGACCCGCTCGGGCACCGCCTCCACCGACAACCTCTTCCTGCCGAAGTCCGGCCCCGTCGCGGCGCAGACCGTCTCCCTCAACCTCAACGGACAGCGCTTCACCGGCCTGTGGCAGGGCGACCAACGCCTGCACCTCAACCGCGACTTCACCCTGAACGGCGACCAGCTGACCCTCACCGCCCAGGCCCTCACCCGGCTGGCCGGCGACCGGGCCTACGGGGTCGACGCGACCCTCCAGATCCGGTACTCCCACGGCGTCCCCTGGCAGCTCGACGTGCGCACCGCCGAGCAACCGGTGCTGTCCGACGCCACCGGCACCACCGACGGGCTCACCATCCCGACCCGGTTCAACGGCGACCTGCTGGCCAACGTCGAGTCCACCTACGCCGACGGCACCGCCGCCGGCCCGTACGGCTGGACCACCTACCAGGAGTTCAACAACTACGCCGCCGACTACGCCGCCAACACCACCACCGTCAAGACCGGCTTCCTCACCTCGCTGAAGGACGACGCCCCGGTCACCCTCACCTTCCGCTTCTGGAGCGGCGCCACCGTCACCTACCGCCTGACCAAATCCGGCACCACGGTCACCGGCACCGCCGCCTGA
- a CDS encoding YoaK family protein, producing MVRAHAAEPPLPTSQSLRLGVLLALVGGALDAFTFVAHGGVFANAQTGNIVLLGIAAARGQWAQAVGQLPAILAFVVGVFVAESLKRPRVAAAVRRPARAALVLEIAVLAGVAPAPANTPDTLVIVVIAFTASVQVSTFRRLVDTAYNTTMTTGNLRTATQSAYKAVIDRDRGAARRAGQFGAVIAAFLVGASGGGLLTAAVGARMLWVLVGLLALGLALFVYDEGRQFGPAAGGAAAGPETGTDQAAVPVTVVPDLVRR from the coding sequence GTGGTGCGCGCCCATGCTGCGGAGCCGCCGCTCCCCACCTCGCAGTCCCTGCGGCTGGGCGTACTGCTGGCTCTGGTAGGCGGTGCGCTCGACGCTTTCACGTTCGTCGCCCACGGTGGGGTCTTCGCCAACGCGCAGACCGGGAACATCGTCCTGCTGGGCATCGCGGCCGCGCGGGGGCAGTGGGCACAGGCCGTTGGCCAGCTTCCGGCGATCCTCGCGTTCGTCGTCGGCGTGTTCGTCGCGGAGTCCCTCAAGCGACCGCGGGTGGCCGCCGCCGTTCGCCGGCCGGCCCGGGCGGCCCTCGTGCTGGAGATCGCGGTGCTCGCCGGTGTCGCGCCGGCGCCCGCCAACACTCCGGACACGCTCGTCATCGTCGTCATCGCTTTCACCGCCTCGGTGCAGGTCTCCACCTTCCGCAGGTTGGTGGACACCGCGTACAACACCACGATGACGACGGGGAACCTGCGCACCGCGACCCAGAGCGCCTACAAGGCCGTCATCGACCGCGATCGCGGAGCGGCCCGGCGAGCGGGCCAGTTCGGCGCCGTCATCGCCGCTTTTCTCGTCGGCGCGTCCGGCGGCGGCCTGCTGACGGCGGCCGTGGGTGCTCGCATGCTGTGGGTCCTGGTCGGCCTCCTCGCGCTGGGGCTGGCGCTGTTCGTCTACGACGAAGGACGACAGTTCGGGCCGGCCGCCGGGGGAGCGGCGGCCGGCCCGGAGACGGGTACGGATCAGGCGGCGGTGCCGGTGACCGTGGTGCCGGATTTGGTCAGGCGGTAG
- a CDS encoding LysR family transcriptional regulator, producing MLDVRRILLFAEVARHGSVTAAARALNYTPSAVSQQVSRLEAEAGQPLLERHARGVTLTDAGRVLAERGERIARELRAAASELADLAGLRTGTLRVGTFPTAGASLLPSAVVAFREAHPDVRLAVRSARIAGLWSMLESREIELALMWDYDWCRIDREDAVVTPLLDDPPALLVSDRHPLAGRASATLAEVAADPWITRAEQHPVAEALERSCRAAGFDPRIAYEAHDYQEAQAMVAAGIGVALAPTLALEAVRPGVTVLPLQPPAPVRRILLVRMADHALTPAAQAFAALLRDQPAGSTR from the coding sequence ATGCTGGATGTCCGGCGCATCCTGCTCTTCGCGGAGGTCGCCCGCCACGGCTCGGTGACCGCGGCCGCTCGCGCCCTCAACTACACCCCCTCAGCGGTGTCACAGCAGGTCAGCCGCCTGGAGGCGGAAGCCGGCCAACCTCTTCTGGAGCGCCACGCGCGCGGCGTGACCCTCACCGACGCGGGGCGCGTCCTGGCCGAGCGCGGGGAGCGGATCGCCCGCGAGCTGCGGGCCGCGGCCAGCGAACTCGCCGACCTTGCCGGACTGCGCACGGGCACGCTCCGAGTCGGCACCTTCCCCACGGCGGGCGCCTCGCTGCTCCCGTCCGCCGTCGTCGCCTTCCGCGAAGCACACCCCGACGTACGGCTGGCGGTGCGCAGCGCCCGCATCGCCGGGCTGTGGTCGATGCTCGAGAGCCGGGAGATCGAGCTGGCGCTCATGTGGGACTACGACTGGTGCCGCATCGACCGCGAGGACGCCGTCGTCACCCCGCTCCTCGACGACCCGCCCGCTCTCCTGGTCAGCGACCGCCATCCGCTCGCAGGCCGCGCCTCGGCCACTCTCGCGGAGGTCGCGGCCGACCCCTGGATCACCCGCGCCGAACAGCACCCGGTCGCCGAGGCCCTCGAGCGCAGCTGCCGCGCCGCCGGCTTCGACCCCCGGATCGCCTACGAGGCCCACGACTACCAGGAGGCCCAGGCCATGGTCGCCGCCGGCATCGGCGTCGCGCTCGCCCCGACCCTAGCCCTGGAGGCCGTCCGCCCCGGCGTCACCGTCCTGCCACTGCAACCGCCCGCGCCGGTCCGCCGCATCCTGCTGGTCCGCATGGCCGACCACGCCCTCACCCCAGCCGCCCAGGCCTTCGCCGCACTCCTGCGCGACCAACCGGCCGGCAGCACCCGCTGA
- a CDS encoding cellulose binding domain-containing protein has translation MRRQLQSSRAVQSSRALRSTHERAIAVTAAFALAATGAIAALAPPAQANAAAKAVAANPVSVSVDAALQLATVPATGVGVNIPVYDAAMNSAATPGLLSTAGFNAVRYPGGSHSDVYHWQTGTAEGGAYVAPNTGFDAFMGTVRAAGAQPIITVNYGSGTAQEAAAWVRYANVTKSDDVKYWEIGNEVYGNGEYGADWEYDTHSSKSATTYANNLVQYVSAMKAADPSVKIGAVLTTPGYWPDGMIGPGDTMDWNHTVLSIAGTKIDFAIVHAYPTSTSPADLLTKPQAQNPAIASTVRSLINQYAGTNAPNVGIAVTEANAQAYLDTSPNGLFAPDNYLTWLENGAFNVDWWDLRNGTDCSKVTTVEGATDYNDGGMVSSGSPCEPAANTPFPAYYGIQMISKLGAPGDTLVKAASSSSLLSAHAVRRADGDVDVMLINRDPNNAATVNLSYSGFTPSGATPTVHSYLKNARAITSAQSGSPTAQTVPAYGITVVQMHPTAAPCRVVYNKNEWSGVMVGNLTVVNNSLGQVNGWSLGFNFPGDNSITNTWNASVTQSGTGINAANVSYDAAVPQGGSVQWGFRATWSSSDANPSAFWFNGASCAIG, from the coding sequence ATGAGAAGGCAACTCCAGTCCAGCCGTGCAGTCCAGTCCAGCCGTGCACTTCGGTCCACCCATGAACGAGCCATCGCCGTCACGGCGGCCTTCGCGCTCGCCGCCACCGGCGCGATCGCCGCCCTCGCACCGCCCGCCCAAGCCAACGCCGCCGCCAAAGCCGTCGCCGCGAACCCCGTGTCGGTGTCCGTGGACGCCGCCCTACAGCTCGCCACCGTCCCCGCCACCGGCGTCGGCGTGAACATCCCGGTCTACGACGCCGCCATGAACTCCGCCGCCACCCCCGGCCTGCTCAGCACGGCCGGCTTCAACGCCGTCCGCTACCCGGGCGGCAGCCACTCCGACGTCTACCACTGGCAGACCGGCACCGCCGAGGGCGGTGCGTACGTCGCCCCGAACACCGGCTTCGACGCCTTCATGGGCACCGTGCGCGCCGCCGGAGCGCAGCCGATCATCACCGTCAACTACGGCTCGGGCACCGCCCAGGAGGCCGCCGCCTGGGTCCGGTACGCCAACGTCACCAAGAGCGATGACGTCAAGTACTGGGAGATCGGCAACGAGGTCTACGGCAACGGCGAGTACGGCGCCGACTGGGAGTACGACACCCACAGCAGCAAGAGCGCCACCACCTACGCGAACAACCTGGTGCAGTACGTCTCGGCGATGAAGGCCGCCGACCCGAGCGTCAAGATCGGCGCCGTGCTGACCACCCCCGGCTACTGGCCGGACGGCATGATCGGCCCGGGCGACACCATGGACTGGAACCACACCGTGCTGTCGATCGCCGGCACGAAGATCGACTTCGCGATCGTGCACGCCTACCCCACCAGCACCAGCCCGGCCGACCTGCTCACCAAACCGCAGGCCCAGAACCCGGCCATCGCGAGCACCGTCCGCTCGCTGATCAACCAGTACGCCGGCACCAACGCCCCGAACGTCGGCATCGCGGTGACGGAGGCGAACGCCCAGGCGTACCTGGACACCTCCCCGAACGGGCTGTTCGCCCCCGACAACTACCTCACCTGGCTGGAGAACGGCGCGTTCAACGTCGACTGGTGGGACCTGCGCAACGGCACCGACTGCAGCAAGGTGACCACCGTCGAGGGCGCCACCGACTACAACGACGGCGGCATGGTCTCCAGCGGCTCGCCCTGCGAACCCGCCGCCAACACCCCCTTCCCCGCCTACTACGGCATCCAGATGATCTCCAAACTGGGTGCTCCCGGGGACACCCTGGTCAAGGCCGCCAGCTCCTCCTCGCTGCTCTCCGCGCACGCCGTCCGCCGCGCCGACGGCGACGTGGACGTCATGCTGATCAACCGGGACCCGAACAACGCGGCCACGGTGAACCTCTCGTACAGCGGGTTCACCCCCTCCGGCGCCACCCCGACCGTCCACTCCTACCTCAAGAACGCCCGCGCGATCACCTCCGCCCAGAGCGGCAGCCCGACCGCCCAGACCGTGCCCGCCTACGGCATCACGGTCGTCCAGATGCACCCGACCGCCGCGCCCTGCCGGGTCGTCTACAACAAGAACGAGTGGTCCGGCGTCATGGTCGGCAACCTGACCGTCGTCAACAACAGCCTCGGCCAGGTCAACGGCTGGTCGCTCGGCTTCAACTTCCCCGGCGACAACAGCATCACCAACACCTGGAACGCCTCGGTCACGCAGAGCGGCACGGGCATCAACGCCGCGAACGTCTCCTACGACGCCGCCGTCCCGCAGGGCGGCAGCGTCCAGTGGGGCTTCAGGGCCACCTGGTCCAGCAGTGACGCCAACCCGTCCGCCTTCTGGTTCAACGGCGCCTCCTGCGCAATCGGCTGA
- a CDS encoding glycoside hydrolase family 43 protein: MSAQPQPGATVSNPVIPGFHPDPSVCRVGDDYYLVCSSFEYFPGIPVFHSRDLVHWTQLGNALERPSQLCLPREMPSSGGIFAPTLRHHDGRFWLIVTNVGDGGNLLFTATDPAGPWSDPIRLPGVHGIDPDLAWDEDGTCWVTVAGVSQVRLDLATGETLGEPHRVWSGTPGALAPEAPHLYRIGDYWYLMIAEGGTERGHAVSIARGRAPDGPFEPCPANPILTHRSTHRPIQNTGHADLVQAPDGSWCLVLLGVRPGGGTPGWHVLGRETFLAPVEWVDGWPVVGEVALELPAPAWPLHPVPAEPARDEFDDAELHPRWISVRERSQSMCTTKERSGWLTLRAAGASPDEPDVVFVGHRQQHLSCRARTLIDPTDGRGGLAVRLDEEHHYEIEAADGEVKVYARIGPLRTEVATRAVPAGAVVLGVEIAPEPPRGSRTGPDVLSFGIEEPDGTFTVLADLAGRYLSTEVAGGFTGRVIGMYAAAGTVHFDHFDYEPLQLP; this comes from the coding sequence GTGTCAGCACAGCCCCAGCCCGGCGCCACCGTCTCCAACCCGGTGATCCCCGGCTTCCACCCCGACCCCAGCGTCTGCCGCGTGGGCGACGACTACTACCTGGTCTGCTCCAGCTTCGAGTACTTCCCCGGCATCCCCGTCTTCCACAGCCGCGACCTGGTGCACTGGACACAGCTCGGCAACGCCCTGGAGCGGCCCAGCCAGCTGTGCCTGCCCCGCGAGATGCCGTCCTCCGGCGGCATCTTCGCTCCGACCCTGCGCCACCACGACGGCCGGTTCTGGCTGATCGTCACCAACGTCGGCGACGGCGGCAACCTGCTCTTCACCGCCACCGACCCGGCCGGCCCCTGGTCCGACCCGATCCGGCTGCCCGGCGTCCACGGCATCGACCCGGACCTCGCCTGGGACGAGGACGGCACCTGCTGGGTCACCGTCGCCGGCGTCTCCCAGGTCCGACTGGACCTGGCCACCGGCGAGACCCTCGGCGAGCCGCACCGGGTCTGGTCCGGCACCCCCGGCGCCCTGGCCCCCGAGGCCCCGCACCTGTACCGGATCGGCGACTACTGGTACCTGATGATCGCCGAGGGCGGCACCGAGCGCGGCCACGCCGTCTCCATCGCCCGCGGCCGCGCGCCCGACGGCCCGTTCGAACCCTGCCCGGCCAATCCGATCCTGACCCACCGCAGCACCCACCGCCCGATCCAGAACACCGGCCACGCCGACCTCGTCCAGGCCCCCGACGGCTCCTGGTGCCTGGTGCTCCTGGGCGTGCGGCCCGGCGGCGGCACCCCCGGCTGGCACGTGCTGGGCCGGGAGACCTTCCTCGCCCCCGTCGAGTGGGTGGACGGCTGGCCGGTGGTCGGCGAGGTCGCCCTCGAACTGCCCGCCCCCGCCTGGCCGCTGCACCCCGTCCCCGCCGAGCCCGCCCGGGACGAGTTCGACGACGCCGAGCTGCACCCGCGCTGGATCTCGGTCCGTGAACGCTCACAGAGCATGTGCACCACGAAGGAACGTTCCGGCTGGCTGACCCTGCGCGCCGCCGGCGCCTCCCCGGACGAGCCCGACGTGGTGTTCGTCGGCCACCGCCAGCAGCACCTCTCCTGCCGGGCCCGCACCCTGATCGACCCCACCGACGGCCGCGGCGGCCTGGCCGTCCGCCTGGACGAGGAGCACCACTACGAGATCGAGGCCGCAGACGGCGAGGTGAAGGTCTACGCCCGGATCGGCCCGCTGCGCACCGAGGTCGCCACCCGCGCGGTGCCCGCCGGAGCGGTCGTGCTCGGCGTCGAGATCGCTCCCGAGCCCCCGCGCGGCTCGCGGACCGGGCCGGACGTCCTCTCCTTCGGCATCGAGGAGCCCGACGGCACCTTCACCGTGCTCGCCGACCTCGCCGGCCGCTACCTGTCCACCGAGGTGGCCGGCGGCTTCACCGGCCGGGTCATCGGCATGTACGCCGCGGCCGGCACCGTCCACTTCGACCACTTCGACTACGAGCCGCTCCAACTTCCCTGA
- a CDS encoding cellulase family glycosylhydrolase, with product MNDAQHTARPRSPRPRSRRLHRTAGLLVALATTGSLACGTAVAAPSGPTPARAVAVPQSPMAAVAAMQPSWNLGNTLDAIPDETSWGNPLTTKATFDGLRAQGFRSVRIPVTWYPHQSATAPYTIDAAWMARVKQVVDLALTAGLYVEINVHHDSWQWIEYMSTDHDTIMARFNATWQQIATAFKDEPRALLMESINEPQFSNATDAQKTQYLRELNTSFQAIVRASGGRNKDRLLVLPSEETNNAQHWLDDLSTTMNSLNDRNLVATVHYYSWYPFSVNIANDPTYDATAQADLHDGFARVHDTFVAKGIPVYLGEYGLLTSPYSGVVERGEMLKYFEHVNYEARVNGLTTAVWDAANDFLNRSTMQWMVPEMKALIQTSWRTRSGTASTDNLYLPASGPLTAQTITLNPNGQWFTGLWQGDRPLIPYLDYTLDGNRLTLTASALTRLAGDRATGVKATLEVRYSDGVPWKLFVRSYAQAALSDATGTTDGLTLPTRFNGDLVANVQSTYTDGTAAGPASWTTYQSFDNYRADYAANTTTVKADFLKSLKDDAPVTLTFRFWSGATVTYHLTKSGTTVTGTAS from the coding sequence GTGAACGACGCACAGCACACCGCCCGCCCCCGCAGCCCCCGCCCGCGCAGCCGCCGCCTCCACCGGACGGCCGGCCTCCTCGTGGCCCTGGCCACCACCGGCAGCCTCGCCTGCGGCACCGCCGTCGCCGCACCGTCCGGCCCGACCCCGGCTCGAGCCGTCGCCGTCCCGCAGAGCCCGATGGCCGCCGTGGCCGCGATGCAGCCCAGCTGGAACCTCGGCAACACCCTGGACGCCATCCCCGACGAGACCTCCTGGGGCAACCCGCTCACCACCAAGGCGACCTTCGACGGCCTCCGCGCCCAGGGCTTCCGCAGCGTCCGGATCCCCGTCACCTGGTACCCGCACCAATCCGCCACCGCCCCCTACACCATCGACGCGGCGTGGATGGCACGGGTCAAGCAGGTGGTCGACCTGGCCCTCACCGCCGGCCTCTACGTCGAGATCAACGTCCACCACGACTCCTGGCAGTGGATCGAGTACATGTCCACCGACCACGACACCATCATGGCCCGGTTCAACGCGACCTGGCAGCAGATCGCCACCGCCTTCAAGGACGAGCCGCGCGCACTCCTCATGGAGAGCATCAACGAACCGCAGTTCTCCAACGCGACCGACGCCCAGAAGACCCAGTACCTGCGCGAGCTCAACACCTCGTTCCAGGCCATCGTCCGGGCCAGCGGCGGGCGGAACAAGGACCGGCTGCTCGTGCTGCCCTCCGAGGAGACCAACAACGCCCAGCACTGGCTGGACGACCTGTCGACCACGATGAACTCGCTGAACGACCGCAACCTGGTCGCCACCGTGCACTACTACAGCTGGTACCCGTTCAGCGTGAACATCGCCAACGATCCGACCTACGACGCCACGGCGCAGGCCGACCTGCACGACGGCTTCGCCCGGGTGCACGACACCTTCGTCGCCAAGGGCATCCCCGTCTACCTCGGCGAGTACGGCCTGCTCACCTCGCCCTACTCCGGCGTGGTCGAGCGCGGCGAGATGCTGAAGTACTTCGAGCACGTCAACTACGAGGCCCGGGTCAACGGCCTGACCACCGCCGTCTGGGACGCCGCCAACGACTTCCTGAACCGGTCCACCATGCAGTGGATGGTCCCCGAGATGAAGGCCCTGATCCAGACCTCCTGGCGGACCCGCTCGGGCACCGCCTCCACCGACAACCTCTACCTGCCGGCCTCCGGCCCCCTCACGGCTCAGACCATCACCCTGAACCCCAACGGGCAGTGGTTCACCGGCCTCTGGCAGGGCGACCGCCCGCTGATCCCGTACCTCGACTACACCCTCGACGGCAACCGGCTCACCCTGACCGCGAGCGCCCTCACCCGGCTGGCCGGTGACCGCGCCACCGGGGTCAAGGCCACCCTCGAGGTCCGGTACTCCGACGGCGTCCCGTGGAAGCTCTTCGTGCGCTCCTACGCCCAGGCCGCGCTGTCCGACGCCACCGGCACCACCGACGGCTTGACCCTCCCGACCCGGTTCAACGGCGACCTGGTGGCCAACGTCCAGTCCACCTACACCGACGGCACCGCCGCCGGCCCGGCCTCCTGGACCACCTACCAGTCCTTCGACAACTACCGCGCCGACTACGCCGCCAACACCACCACCGTCAAGGCCGACTTCCTCAAGTCGCTCAAGGACGACGCCCCGGTGACGCTCACCTTCCGCTTCTGGAGCGGCGCCACCGTCACCTACCACCTGACCAAGTCGGGCACCACGGTCACCGGCACCGCCTCCTGA
- a CDS encoding methyltransferase domain-containing protein, giving the protein MTLTSEQEGRPAPGRSFPVADAWLPAFDAVPRSLFLPDLLWAHDMATGTSRSLDRTTDERGWLAAAAADIPIVTQWDDGGHQGAEPGTVPTSSASQPSLVASMLDDLQAEPGMRVLEQGTGTGWNAALLSHRLGDANVTTVEIDPQVSAQARAALRTAGYRPTVICADGASGYPPGAPYDRIIVTYGLRRIPEAWIEQTRPGGLILAPFGTHYSNADALVRLTVHSDGTASGPFLQPVEFMKMRSQRLTWPQNPADGGTLAESTTTATLPAHDKFAPFPLAAGLRLRDVVHAIQPHEDGARTLWLYSLTVPAWAAATFRDGEDEHHVRQHGGRRLWDDFEQALTWWHQAGEPGADRLGLTVNPDGWQAWLDDPAQRI; this is encoded by the coding sequence GTGACGCTCACATCCGAGCAGGAGGGCCGCCCCGCGCCGGGGCGGTCCTTCCCCGTCGCCGACGCCTGGCTGCCGGCCTTCGACGCCGTCCCGCGCTCGCTGTTCCTCCCGGACCTGCTCTGGGCGCACGACATGGCCACCGGAACGAGCCGGTCCCTGGACCGCACCACCGATGAGCGGGGCTGGTTGGCGGCGGCCGCCGCGGACATCCCGATCGTCACCCAGTGGGACGACGGCGGGCACCAGGGCGCCGAGCCCGGCACCGTGCCGACCAGCTCGGCATCACAGCCGTCGCTGGTCGCCTCCATGCTGGACGACCTCCAGGCCGAGCCGGGGATGCGGGTGCTGGAGCAGGGCACCGGCACCGGTTGGAACGCCGCCCTGCTGAGCCACCGGCTCGGCGACGCGAACGTGACCACGGTCGAGATCGACCCGCAGGTCTCCGCCCAGGCCCGCGCCGCCCTGCGCACCGCCGGGTACCGCCCGACCGTCATCTGCGCCGACGGCGCGTCCGGATACCCGCCCGGCGCCCCGTACGACCGCATCATCGTGACCTACGGACTGCGCCGGATTCCGGAGGCGTGGATCGAGCAGACCCGCCCCGGCGGGCTGATCCTGGCGCCGTTCGGCACTCACTACTCCAATGCCGACGCCCTGGTCCGCCTTACCGTCCACAGTGACGGCACCGCGTCCGGCCCGTTCCTCCAGCCGGTCGAGTTCATGAAGATGCGCTCCCAGCGCCTGACGTGGCCGCAGAACCCCGCCGACGGCGGCACCCTCGCAGAGTCCACCACGACCGCGACGCTGCCCGCGCACGACAAGTTCGCCCCGTTCCCGCTCGCGGCCGGCTTGCGACTTCGCGACGTCGTCCACGCGATCCAGCCGCACGAGGACGGCGCCCGCACCCTGTGGCTCTACTCCCTCACCGTCCCCGCGTGGGCTGCCGCGACCTTCCGCGACGGCGAAGACGAGCACCACGTCCGCCAGCACGGAGGCCGCCGCCTGTGGGACGACTTCGAGCAGGCCCTCACCTGGTGGCACCAGGCGGGCGAGCCCGGCGCCGACCGGCTCGGACTCACCGTCAACCCGGACGGCTGGCAGGCCTGGCTGGACGACCCCGCTCAGCGGATCTGA